DNA from Cottoperca gobio chromosome 4, fCotGob3.1, whole genome shotgun sequence:
GCCTGAGCCTCAGCCACCTTCGTATCCACCTCGCGCTGGGCCGTCTCGTCACTTTTGTTGCCCACAAGCATGATGGGAATGGACTCAACTGTACCTTTGATGGCCAGGACCTGGAGGGACATGGGATCAAGTCAACACAACATTTGTGGAGCACATTTATGATGCAGCTTTACAGCAATCAAGCTTTACACTTGGTAAAAATCTTAAAAGACAAGAAAGTGCACCCCTTCGGAACTCAATTTCAAAGAAGCTCAAAGCTCATCTGTGCGTAGAAAATCTAATTACTGTATCTTATTACTTTACTAATTAATTGTGGTAATCATGATAAACAGCTTCTAAGTCATGAGTGACTAATGATCCTGTTGACAACTCTGAGATTCTTCTGAGAGTTGCTCAGAAGAAATGATGACACTTTTATGAAATATAAACTTAAGTTTGAGGGGAAAAGACCCTACAATGACAGAATGAAAGACTGTGACCTGTTGGTAAATGGGTTTCAGCTCCTCCAGTGATTGGCGGCTGGTGATGGAGAAGACCAGGATGAAGGCGTGGCCTTTAGAGATGGAAAGTCGCTGCATGGCGGGAAACTGGTGACTTCCTGTTGTGTCGGTGATCTGCAGCGTGCAGACGCTCTTATCACAGCTGAtcacctgcagagagaagaggtaATGATCAATACTTCACTACTACAGGTCAGTTATTATAAGCGTTTAAATGACACCCCTCAgtgtttaataaaaatgtttttcatatcttacctgtctgtatgtgtccTCCACAGTGGGGATGTAGGTGTCTCTGAAGGTGCCTTTGACAAACCGAAGGACCAGCGAGCTCTTCCCCACCCCACCGGCTCCGAACACCACCACACGGTAGTCGTTACTCTGCTCTGGCATTCTGGGAGTTGGAGTCCGCCTGCTGCTCTCGATAGCTGACTTTATGCTGAGGAGTAGGTGAAAAGAGGAAAAGTTGTAATATAGCAGAAATGAAAGAGTACACATAATTTAGTACTGCAGGTTTTGGTCCATTGTATACATATCCTGTATGAGTTTTATGTTGATATAGATTATATTTAGAATTCTTTTGAGAGACCACCGTACGTGGCAAATTAACCAAATGAAATTAATAGTAACAGAAAAGTGAATATCTGGCAATACTTTAAAGCAGGAGTAAAAGGGAAAGCGGGAGATGAGCATGAGCCTCCGATCAAACTGTTCATAGAGAGCGAGGCAGGAACAGACAAACGATTTGAATGTAATTAGTCTAAGTGCCTTCAACAGTAACTGGTAAATGAAAACCACTCTTTTTTCTGGGAGAGTCCTTCAGCTGGACGCCCAACCTGCTTCAAGTGCAGACCATCTCCATCACAATGAGCTTAGTAATAAGCTTCAGTGCTTCAGTCCCTCTCCTCATAATATCCACTGTTAGCAAGCCCAGCAGTCGATCGTCTGGTTTAAAAGTCAAACTGTTTGTTTCAGGTTAGCAGATATTTCTTTTAGTAGCTACATTAGTTAGCTTAAATTACAATTTATCAGCTAAAACGTTTTGGTGAAGGTTAGCTAATGGCcatgttgaataaatatatatattaatagtttataaatgaatgaaaccaTTCGGAAGTTAAGTTTTGGTAGCTAACAGTTTGATTAAGCAGTTGTTCAGGTTAGCTAATAGTTACATTCATCAACGGTTTGGTTCATGATAGATAGCAGTTCAGTttagaaataaaacagtttggaaGCTAGCTCTTGGTAGCTTACAGTTTGTTTTAGTGATCGTTAAGGTTAGATGACATTCAAATGTTCAGTTTGGTTCAAGAGAtttaattgttacattttgcAGATAAAATAGTTCAGTTGAGAagtttatttattcaagttAGCAAACAGTGTAATTCAACAGCTAAAACAGTTTCAGGTTAGCAAACGGTTCAGTTAGCGACTTTTGGGTTCAGGTTAGAAAATGGTATATCAATAGTTATAATAAAGATTTTCATATAGCCTATAtgttattcatatatttattcacAGTTCTGTTCAGCAGTTTTCTTCAGGATAGCTTCATTTGATTGACTTTTTGGTGTTGCTGTTTGGTGACTTTTAAGTTAAACTATTAAGAGCTAAAACATGGGGAAGATAGGCCTAACGCATATGACCACCcgtgtgttttgtatgtaacaGACAGTAAGTGATGAATAAATACTGCTGTGATGAGACTATTTGTGTTGCAGCTGCAgctttctgacatttaaatctTCTGTGACTGAAGCACGTGAAGGCCGGATGAGTGCCTCGTCCTCTCTGAACTCTCAGTGTATTCACAGATAACACGACGAACGGGAAGGAATTAAAAAGATGGAGCAAAGGACTTGGGGAGCTACCCAGCATGCTGAGCTGTATTCCCCCACAGAATGACAAACGAGCATTGATTAGAGCTTTGAATCTCGTTAAAGAAGTGAGCTGATAAAAACCAGAGAGCAGGAAAGTCTACTGAGGAGTTTAAACACGACTGTGATTTAGAGCACAAAATGAATCAGAAGCtattaaaaaatgtgaaaacaaatctgGTGTCAGTTTCTTCAATGTCTcaggtgttgtgtgttttatactAGAGTCAGCAGTAAACGTGCTAACATAAAGACACAAGAGAATCCAGTATTTTCCTGTGTTAAATATCTACTACTTTTAATAATCCCACTCACACTTGACAGCCTCCTGCAGCTCACAGATCCAGTCTGTGATAATGTCTGTACAACAGGAGATACCATCACACCATCCGCCTTATCCTCCCACTGCTTCCTGCTGCATGAGCCAAGCTGACGGTCTACAACCTCTACACAACATCAAAGTATGTATAACTTAGGAAGTGTTTATAGCTCATCAAATGCACATTGTTTGCATGAATGACCAGTGTAAATAACACTCTATTCAAGAAAACTCTCTGAAATGAATTGCAGGATCTCTGCATCGGTCACATCCATCATCCAGCGTACTACGGCACATTGATCCTTTTAAACTTGAAGTTAAAATCTCAAATACCTTCGTTCCATAATAGTTTTTAGATCTCACTTTCAAGAGATCCAAACAGTTCACCTTTGTGACGTCAGTCCGTTGGCAGTGTGCACCTGGGCCTTggtattgctttttttttgtttgttcacaGTAAAGGTTTACGCTTAACGTTAACAGACACCGGAAAAAAACAGTATGCCACTTCAAACACAAGTGAGTGAAAAGCGAGTCTGTTGCGTTAGCTCTGCCTACCCTCTCTAGCGAACCCACCACTGCTGTGGGATGGAAAATGCATCACTAGATTTAGATGTATTGTCCCAGGAGAATAATTGCTTTCACAGCTTGTACACAACAGAAAGCTCGAGGCTGCTTTTGATTTTTCCTGTGAATGTCGCCACAGACACCTAgtttgtaatactgcaaatgcaaTGGCTTTCATCAGTGGCTCATAGGCTCAATCAACCCAACTGTCAACCAGAACCTTTTTGACAACGGGTGACACATCTTCAAGAATCTAAAAGGAGTCCAGCTGCCTTTGACTTTTACATAACTCTCCATGCTTTCTTCTAACTGACACAAGCACCAGACCGCATATAAAAGTGTTTGTCAGGTTTGCCTTCAGATCAGTCTCGTCTCTGACGTCAGCGCTCCTTATCTCAACCACAAGTTTAGACCACTgactaatcacacacacacacacacacacacacacacacacacacacacacacacacacacacacacacacacacacacacctgcttccCGATAGCATCCATTGGGTTTCTGGATGTAACCATGGGAGCATCTGAATgtactgtgtgtgggtgtgtgcatgtgtggttgccatggcaacagtgttcggaggagaggagagacagacagcagagattTATACACACGCAGACAAGTGCAAACATGTCATCATCGGCACGGCAGTTGTCATGGTTACCCGCCTGCCCACATCATCTGACGTCACTTCCTGTGTGGGGGCGGGCGGCAGGGAAAACACCACCGACTGCCAGCAGCATTGGAGCTACAGAAATAAATCTGCTTTCACGAACACGGaactgtaaaactgtaaaatataatttacacaGTAAGCTTcataaaataagattttattatttttgttataacTTTGTTGATGTCTCGTACTTAATTAGGAAGGAAACACTTCAAAGGGAAAGgcagtaaaaatgtattataaatctGCCGACATGAGACTAATAATCTGAAGCCACAGTTAGGACTCTATCAGGTATTAATGTTCATTAGTCACCAGGACACTCAGCTGCTGGATGGATGAAAAACTGTCAGTCAAACTGTGTCCCTGTGTCCCAGTTCAAAAAGATGCAATAACTCTGAGTTCATTCATGCTGGAAAAGTTTTCCTGTACTCAACATCTTCTCAGTGTCAACGTTC
Protein-coding regions in this window:
- the diras1a gene encoding GTP-binding protein Di-Ras1a, whose translation is MPEQSNDYRVVVFGAGGVGKSSLVLRFVKGTFRDTYIPTVEDTYRQVISCDKSVCTLQITDTTGSHQFPAMQRLSISKGHAFILVFSITSRQSLEELKPIYQQVLAIKGTVESIPIMLVGNKSDETAQREVDTKVAEAQATAWKCAFMETSAKTNSNVKELFQELLSLEKKRDMSLSIDGKRSGKQKRADKLKGKCSIM